Proteins co-encoded in one Salvia splendens isolate huo1 chromosome 4, SspV2, whole genome shotgun sequence genomic window:
- the LOC121800816 gene encoding stemmadenine O-acetyltransferase-like produces the protein MDAIYIPVVLYYLGNDRSDIIQHLKESLSRSLVSFYPFAGIIRDALSADCNDQGLPFSVAKVKARLSDFLQNPDVELINKLFPGDEKNPVPGDSVMLIQLNCFDCGSIAICIKFHHLIADIVSVSTFFQCWAANAQGLGFAPLNRVAQSSFPQNPSIPNNLLPFSYFYKLFSAGKFVVRRYVFDASALSILKAQMSSSSSSSSSTVSRVNVVTAVILKCFLEAVAAEKDVKPVVMTQAVNLRRRSTPPFADDSFGNLVWQAVGLWSNPAQKELAELVREVKKGIAKIDGEFVRRLGSDDGVYEILETFRNEMPQEATWLAFTSWAGIGLSEVDFGWGKPVWISGCIPQYSEFETLVGGNLFNLLDSKSGGIEAWAILNKKYVAGFEKNDHIRKYAHFNPTVI, from the coding sequence ATGGATGCTATATACATTCCCGTAGTTTTATACTACTTGGGCAACGACAGGAGTGACATAATACAACATCTGAAAGAGTCACTTTCTCGATCTTTGGTCTCCTTCTATCCCTTTGCCGGAATTATCAGAGATGCTCTCTCTGCAGATTGCAACGACCAAGGCCTTCCATTCTCTGTCGCCAAAGTGAAGGCCCGATTGAGCGATTTTCTACAAAACCCTGATGTTGAATTGATTAACAAGTTATTTCCAGGTGATGAGAAGAATCCGGTTCCGGGTGATAGTGTTATGCTGATTCAGTTGAACTGTTTCGACTGCGGCAGCATAGCCATATGTATCAAGTTTCATCACTTAATTGCAGACATAGTTTCAGTCTCGACATTTTTCCAATGTTGGGCTGCCAATGCACAAGGATTAGGGTTTGCTCCCTTGAATCGTGTAGCCCAATCTTCCTTTCCACAGAATCCCTCAATACCTAACAACTTATTACCTTTCAGCTATTTTTACAAATTATTTAGCGCCGGGAAGTTTGTTGTGAGAAGGTACGTTTTCGATGCTTCTGCCTTATCCATTCTCAAGGCCCAAATGAGTAGCTCTAGCTCTAGCTCTAGCTCCACTGTGTCACGAGTGAATGTGGTGACGGCTGTGATATTGAAATGCTTCTTGGAGGCGGTGGCTGCCGAGAAGGATGTGAAACCTGTGGTAATGACTCAAGCGGTCAACCTTCGGAGAAGGTCGACGCCACCATTTGCAGATGATAGTTTTGGTAATTTAGTGTGGCAAGCCGTGGGCTTGTGGAGCAACCCTGCACAAAAGGAGTTGGCGGAGTTGGTAAGGGAGGTGAAAAAAGGGATAGCAAAAATAGATGGTGAGTTTGTGAGACGATTGGGGAGCGATGATGGCGTGTATGAAATTTTGGAGACATTTAGGAATGAGATGCCTCAAGAAGCTACTTGGCTTGCTTTCACCAGTTGGGCAGGTATTGGTCTTTCCGAGGTTGATTTTGGGTGGGGAAAACCTGTGTGGATATCAGGCTGCATTCCACAATATTCTGAATTTGAAACTTTGGTTGGAGGTAATTTGTTCAACTTATTGGATTCGAAATCCGGAGGAATAGAAGCGTGGGCGattcttaataaaaaatatgttgCAGGGTTTGAGAAAAATGATCATATTCgaaaatatgctcattttaACCCTACGGtcatttaa